One part of the Xylocopa sonorina isolate GNS202 chromosome 10, iyXylSono1_principal, whole genome shotgun sequence genome encodes these proteins:
- the LOC143428327 gene encoding uncharacterized protein LOC143428327, translated as MITALPVPSVKVFHKTYYQEKGSRIGNSQPGSPLADSEAVLALGDKEPPEYYFCGKVNSLHVVVGSLLLGAVVLVVGLVQLAPGAEAAQNSTALIVVGCSLLVIGVFLAPLRALCIKKQKAAHKDGTHQRSVTSIDMLLAQHRDFTVLTPDELEDLVGRPTSALENKIRKQGQNT; from the exons ATGATCACGGCGTTGCCAGTGCCCTCGGTGAAGGTCTTCCACAAAACTTATTACCAAGAGAAAGGGTCCAGGATAGGGAACAGCCAACCTGGAAGTCCTCTGGCAGACAGCGAGGCGGTGTTGGCGTTGGGTGACAAGGAGCCACCAGAATATTACTTCTGCGGAAAG GTCAATTCTTTGCACGTGGTGGTCGGCTCGTTGCTGCTCGGCGCGGTGGTGTTGGTGGTAGGCCTAGTGCAACTCGCGCCTGGCGCTGAGGCAGCGCAGAACTCGACCGCCCTTATCGTCGTTGGATGCAGCCTGCTGGTGATCGGCGTGTTCCTCGCGCCGCTCAGAGCTTTGTGCATCAAGAAACAAAAGGCTGCCCACAAAGATGGAACGCATCAAAGAAGCGTCACCAGCATTGACATGCTGCTGGCCCAACACAG AGACTTCACGGTGCTGACGCCTGACGAACTGGAGGACCTCGTGGGCCGGCCGACCTCCGCCCTGGAAAACAAAATCCGCAAGCAAGGCCAGAACACCTAG
- the LOC143428420 gene encoding RWD domain-containing protein 1, with product MDYKDEQRNEIEALDSIYCGELEILVTEPFYTFAIPIKTEEYEPDTGNGLSCRLEFTYTAKYPDEPLLISIEEHENFEEGGEKQLKEHLAEQMNENLGMVMVFTLVSAAQEWLNVQWDKIKFKREENAAKKRKEEEEAERKKFDGTRVTVETFLRWKEKFEEETGYTKRKELAEREGKKLTGRELFMTDKTLDQSDLKFLDDDSVKVDESLFQNMDDLDLDDDDDDDDPDYEPNVSDDSA from the exons ATGGATTATAAGGACGAGCAACGGAATGAGATCGAGGCATTAGACTCAATTTATTGCGGAGAATTGGAAA TTTTAGTTACGGAACCTTTTTATACATTTGCCATACCTATCAAGACGGAAGAGTACGAACCGGACACTGGAAATGGTCTTAGTTGTCGTCTAGAGTTCACGTACACAGCAAAATACCCGGATGAACCGCTCCTGATATCGATAGAGGAACATGAAAATTTTGAGGAAGGAGGTGAGAAGCAACTGAAGGAACACTTAGCGGAACAAATGAACGAAAACCTTGGGATGGTCATGGTATTCACGTTAGTTAGCGCAGCTCAAGAATGGCTCAATGTACAGTGGGATAAGATCAAATTCAAGCGAGAAGAAAATGCAGCAAAGAAACgaaaggaagaggaagaagcCGAAAGA AAAAAGTTTGATGGAACAAGGGTCACGGtcgaaacatttttgagatgGAAAGAAAAGTTTGAGGAAGAAACAGGATACACAAAAAGGAAAGAATTAGCTGAACGCGAAGGGAAGAAATTAACTGGTAGAGAATTATTTATGACTGACAAAACATTGGATCAGTCTGATTTGAAGTTCTTGGATGATG ATTCCGTTAAAGTAGACGAGAGTTTGTTCCAAAATATGGATGATTTAGAcctggacgacgacgacgatgacgatgatcCTGATTATGAACCAAACGTTTCTGACGATAGTGCCTAA